A region of Polynucleobacter sp. JS-Mosq-20-D10 DNA encodes the following proteins:
- a CDS encoding xanthine dehydrogenase family protein molybdopterin-binding subunit, with product MTKTINTNTTNTSRRHFIVGSSAIATGLAIGFDFSFISSANAAMGTGTTAMAPLATPEIGVWVVIKPNDDIVVRIVRSEMGQGTITGLAQMVAEELQCDWKKVSYEYPSPAESLKRKQAWGSYSTGGSRGIRTSEQYVRKGGAAARIMLVQAAANQWNVPASECVAKDSVITHTPSGRKTTFGKVSVAASQLEVPKEIALKDPKEWTVIGKSLNRIDGTADKVTGKQIYAIDLKLPGMLVATIKESPVFGGKVKSYDATKASSIKGVKKVIQVNDSSIAVIADTFWQAKTGLDAVNIVWDNGSNGDVSSASIKKMLEEGLTANDTFVGNSNGDAKEAIAKASKKIEATYFYPFLNHATLEPQTATAKWTPDSCEAWVPTQDGEASLAAVIAASGLPSEKCNVYKVNLGGGFGRRGAFQDYTTQAVNIAKQMPGTPIKLIWTREEDMTQGRYHPVMMCKMTAAIDDKKNITGLDMRLSGQSILATVRPAVVAANKGKDPVVFQGLDPAGEHGITYSFPNLMVDHAMRNTHVPPGFWRGVNVNQNAVFLETFMDEMAEATGVDAVEFRRKHMEKFPRAIAVLNAVADGIGWNKPAKPGVFRGVAQMRSFGSYVAAACELSVTNGNEVKIHRIVAATDPGYVVNPAQVARQVSGSFVYGLSALFEEEITIEKGAVVQKNFDTFNSIRLSQMPKVETIIIQGGGKDWGGVGEPTIAVAAPAVLNAIYRATGKRLRTVPLKNSGIKLV from the coding sequence ATGACAAAAACTATTAATACAAACACTACCAACACTTCACGTCGCCACTTTATTGTTGGATCAAGCGCTATCGCAACAGGTCTAGCAATTGGCTTTGACTTCTCCTTCATCTCATCAGCAAATGCTGCTATGGGCACTGGCACAACTGCTATGGCCCCACTCGCAACACCAGAGATTGGTGTTTGGGTGGTGATTAAGCCAAACGATGACATCGTTGTGCGTATCGTCCGCTCGGAGATGGGTCAGGGAACTATTACTGGCTTAGCCCAAATGGTTGCAGAAGAATTACAGTGCGACTGGAAAAAAGTATCTTACGAGTACCCATCGCCAGCTGAGAGTCTCAAGCGTAAGCAAGCATGGGGTAGCTACTCCACTGGTGGTAGTCGCGGTATTCGTACTTCTGAGCAGTATGTTCGTAAGGGTGGAGCAGCTGCTCGCATCATGTTGGTTCAGGCTGCAGCTAATCAATGGAATGTCCCAGCGTCTGAGTGCGTAGCTAAAGATAGCGTTATTACACACACCCCATCTGGTCGCAAAACTACTTTTGGAAAAGTATCAGTTGCTGCATCTCAGTTAGAAGTGCCAAAGGAGATTGCTCTCAAAGATCCTAAAGAGTGGACTGTGATCGGCAAGTCATTGAATCGTATTGATGGCACGGCTGACAAGGTCACCGGCAAGCAAATCTATGCCATTGACCTCAAGTTGCCCGGCATGCTGGTTGCCACTATTAAAGAGTCGCCAGTATTTGGCGGTAAGGTCAAAAGCTACGATGCCACTAAGGCTAGCAGTATCAAAGGGGTGAAGAAGGTCATTCAAGTAAATGATTCTTCGATTGCCGTGATTGCTGATACTTTCTGGCAGGCAAAGACAGGTTTAGATGCCGTCAATATTGTTTGGGATAACGGTAGCAATGGGGATGTTTCTAGTGCATCGATTAAGAAAATGCTCGAAGAGGGGCTGACAGCTAACGATACTTTTGTAGGCAACTCCAATGGTGATGCTAAGGAGGCGATTGCTAAGGCATCTAAAAAGATTGAGGCAACCTATTTCTATCCATTCTTAAACCATGCAACGCTAGAGCCACAAACTGCAACGGCAAAGTGGACGCCAGATTCTTGCGAAGCTTGGGTTCCAACCCAAGATGGTGAAGCATCCTTGGCTGCGGTAATTGCTGCTTCAGGCTTGCCTTCAGAAAAATGTAATGTGTATAAGGTCAACCTCGGCGGTGGATTTGGTCGTCGCGGCGCCTTCCAGGATTACACAACTCAGGCTGTCAATATCGCCAAGCAAATGCCGGGCACGCCCATCAAATTGATTTGGACTCGCGAAGAGGATATGACGCAGGGTCGTTATCACCCAGTGATGATGTGCAAAATGACTGCCGCGATTGACGATAAGAAAAATATTACTGGCCTAGATATGCGTTTGTCCGGCCAATCTATTTTGGCAACAGTGCGTCCAGCAGTAGTGGCGGCTAATAAGGGTAAAGATCCTGTAGTGTTTCAGGGATTAGATCCTGCGGGTGAGCATGGCATTACCTATAGCTTTCCGAATTTGATGGTTGACCACGCAATGCGAAATACCCATGTGCCACCAGGTTTCTGGCGTGGCGTGAACGTCAATCAAAATGCCGTCTTCCTGGAAACCTTTATGGATGAAATGGCTGAAGCTACCGGTGTTGACGCTGTGGAATTCCGTCGCAAGCATATGGAGAAATTCCCTCGTGCAATCGCCGTTCTCAATGCCGTAGCAGATGGCATTGGTTGGAATAAGCCAGCTAAGCCAGGTGTTTTCCGCGGTGTCGCCCAAATGCGCTCATTTGGAAGTTATGTAGCTGCCGCTTGCGAGTTATCAGTCACTAATGGGAATGAAGTCAAAATTCATCGCATTGTGGCTGCAACCGACCCTGGTTATGTAGTCAATCCAGCGCAAGTTGCTCGTCAAGTTTCTGGTTCGTTTGTGTACGGCTTATCCGCTCTCTTCGAAGAAGAAATTACGATCGAGAAGGGCGCGGTTGTGCAGAAGAACTTTGATACCTTCAATTCCATTCGCCTGTCTCAGATGCCTAAGGTAGAGACGATCATCATTCAAGGTGGTGGTAAGGATTGGGGTGGTGTTGGAGAGCCAACGATTGCCGTGGCAGCACCAGCGGTTCTCAATGCGATCTACCGTGCCACAGGCAAGCGCTTGCGCACAGTCCCATTGAAAAACAGCGGCATTAAGTTGGTTTAA
- the soxX gene encoding sulfur oxidation c-type cytochrome SoxX, which translates to MRRTLAALLLGTSTLFLPCLAHSQTWVGDSIVNPLTSSPGDAVRGRAIVASRQVGLCLLCHSGPFPEERFQGNLAPDLVASVGKSTPAQLRARLVDPGRLNPSSIMPAYYRTTGLSRVAPKFMDHTILTGQEIEDVVAFLVSLQ; encoded by the coding sequence ATGAGACGAACGCTAGCAGCTTTATTGCTAGGGACCTCGACTCTTTTCCTGCCTTGCTTAGCGCACTCTCAAACCTGGGTGGGGGATTCGATTGTGAATCCCCTGACTTCTTCTCCAGGGGATGCTGTGAGGGGGCGCGCGATCGTGGCTAGCCGTCAAGTTGGTTTATGTTTGCTGTGCCATAGTGGACCATTTCCCGAGGAACGCTTTCAGGGCAATCTAGCACCAGATTTGGTTGCTAGCGTGGGTAAATCCACCCCAGCTCAATTACGAGCTCGATTAGTTGATCCAGGTCGCTTGAATCCATCAAGCATCATGCCGGCGTACTATCGCACCACTGGTCTGAGTCGCGTGGCTCCCAAGTTTATGGATCACACTATTCTTACTGGCCAAGAGATAGAAGACGTTGTGGCTTTTTTAGTAAGCCTTCAATAA
- a CDS encoding SoxY-related AACIE arm protein, which translates to MTKFNPSSNPIKLSRRMYLSALGLLGLSGWMAPSLTMAKKPEAMEAIVKIAGSNTILDGRVKLVIPPLVESGNLVVLKLSIESPMTANDYVKAVHVISEANPSPSMFTAYFTPRSGRAELTTRVRLADSQRVWAIAQMSDGSFFRGYADTLVTLSACTEMI; encoded by the coding sequence ATGACTAAGTTCAATCCGAGTTCAAACCCCATCAAACTAAGTCGGCGAATGTACTTATCTGCGCTGGGTCTTTTAGGTCTATCCGGTTGGATGGCTCCGAGTTTGACGATGGCTAAAAAGCCAGAGGCAATGGAAGCGATCGTAAAAATTGCTGGCTCGAACACTATTCTTGATGGTCGAGTGAAGTTGGTGATTCCACCTTTGGTGGAGAGTGGTAACTTGGTGGTTCTCAAGCTATCTATAGAAAGCCCAATGACTGCAAATGACTACGTTAAGGCGGTGCATGTGATTTCTGAGGCTAATCCATCCCCCAGTATGTTTACTGCGTATTTCACACCCCGCTCTGGCCGCGCTGAGTTAACAACTCGTGTGAGGTTGGCAGACTCACAACGGGTATGGGCTATCGCTCAAATGAGTGACGGCAGCTTTTTTCGAGGGTATGCCGATACGCTAGTCACTCTTTCAGCCTGTACGGAGATGATATGA
- a CDS encoding thiosulfate oxidation carrier complex protein SoxZ encodes MSKTSRTGITMPAQAKKGAIVEIRAIAQHDMETGYRYTEDGKRIPRDIIQLFTCQYNGEEVFRADFYPGIGANPLIIFTTVAVASGTLVFKWVGDGGYEAVNQAQITVS; translated from the coding sequence ATGAGCAAGACCTCCCGTACAGGCATTACGATGCCAGCCCAAGCAAAAAAAGGTGCCATTGTTGAGATTCGGGCAATTGCTCAGCATGATATGGAGACGGGCTATCGATACACTGAAGATGGTAAGCGAATTCCACGTGACATCATTCAACTCTTTACTTGTCAATACAACGGCGAGGAAGTATTCAGGGCGGATTTCTATCCAGGCATCGGCGCTAACCCTCTCATCATTTTCACTACCGTAGCAGTAGCCTCTGGCACGCTCGTGTTCAAATGGGTGGGAGATGGTGGCTATGAGGCAGTAAATCAAGCGCAAATTACTGTTTCGTGA